Proteins co-encoded in one Nonomuraea helvata genomic window:
- a CDS encoding SDR family NAD(P)-dependent oxidoreductase, whose product MASAPPSEAPAERRVVLVTGSTAGIGRAVAATLAATGFDVVLHGRDQERTAKAAAEVAAETGGVTDSVACDVADAGAVSAVMRQIYQRHGRLDALVVNAGVHAGGPLGMTRHDTVDRLFQVNAVGATYTLQSSLRLLRRGTSPAVVLVSSMMGRMGGAGQAVYSATKAALIGLTLAAAKELGPTGIRVNAVAPGYIKTDMLATLDEEARAATVAATPLGRLGTPADVAGAVAFLLSPAAAFVTGQVIGVDGGLVL is encoded by the coding sequence ATGGCGTCGGCGCCGCCGTCTGAGGCCCCGGCTGAGCGCAGGGTCGTCCTCGTCACCGGCTCGACGGCGGGCATCGGACGGGCCGTCGCGGCCACGCTGGCGGCGACCGGCTTCGACGTCGTGCTCCACGGGCGCGACCAGGAGCGGACCGCGAAGGCCGCCGCCGAGGTCGCCGCGGAGACCGGCGGGGTCACCGACTCCGTCGCCTGCGACGTGGCCGACGCCGGGGCCGTGTCGGCCGTGATGCGGCAGATCTACCAGCGGCACGGCCGGCTCGACGCGCTCGTGGTCAACGCAGGTGTGCACGCCGGCGGCCCGCTCGGCATGACCCGGCACGACACGGTCGACCGGCTCTTCCAGGTCAACGCCGTGGGGGCGACGTACACGCTGCAGTCCTCGCTCAGGCTGCTGCGCCGCGGCACCTCTCCGGCCGTGGTGCTGGTCTCGTCGATGATGGGCCGCATGGGCGGCGCGGGCCAGGCGGTCTACTCCGCCACCAAGGCGGCCCTGATCGGCCTGACCCTGGCCGCGGCCAAGGAGCTGGGGCCCACCGGCATCAGGGTCAACGCCGTGGCCCCCGGCTACATCAAGACCGACATGCTCGCCACGCTCGACGAGGAGGCCCGCGCCGCCACCGTCGCCGCGACCCCGCTCGGGCGGCTCGGCACGCCGGCCGACGTCGCCGGCGCCGTCGCGTTCCTGCTCTCGCCGGCCGCCGCCTTCGTCACCGGCCAGGTCATCGGCGTGGACGGCGGGCTGGTGCTGTGA
- a CDS encoding DegT/DnrJ/EryC1/StrS family aminotransferase gives MLPYGRQSIADSDVEAVAGVLRGDWLTTGPAVGRFEAELARWTGGVPCVSVTSGTAALHVAYVAAGVRAGEEVVTSPLTFVATAATAVLLGARVLFADVQPDTGNLDPDAVAALVGERTRAVTAVDYAGHPADYDELRTVADSAGAVLVADAAHSIGAAYKDRPVGALADLTTFSFFPTKTVTTAEGGAVAAADPTLLLRADRFRNHGLVRDPADQREPDVGGWHQEVHEFGLNYRLPDVLCALGLSQLGRLAAFRARRWELVARYNALLRDVPGLTLPTQRAYVRPSWHLYPVRVQDGRRREVYERMRAAGIGVQVNYVPAYWHPVFADLGYQRGLCPQAEAYYAEQLSLPLFPDLTDAQQDRVVETLAGILA, from the coding sequence ATGCTCCCCTACGGGCGGCAGTCGATCGCCGATTCCGACGTCGAGGCCGTCGCCGGGGTGCTGCGCGGCGACTGGCTGACCACCGGGCCCGCCGTCGGCCGGTTCGAGGCGGAGCTGGCCCGCTGGACGGGCGGCGTGCCGTGCGTGTCTGTCACGTCGGGGACTGCCGCGCTGCACGTCGCGTACGTGGCGGCCGGGGTGCGGGCGGGCGAGGAGGTGGTCACCTCGCCGCTGACGTTCGTGGCCACGGCGGCCACGGCCGTGCTGCTGGGCGCGCGGGTGCTCTTCGCCGACGTGCAGCCCGACACGGGCAACCTCGATCCTGACGCCGTCGCCGCGCTGGTCGGTGAGAGGACACGGGCGGTCACGGCGGTGGACTACGCGGGCCATCCGGCCGACTACGACGAGCTGCGCACGGTCGCCGACTCGGCCGGGGCGGTGCTGGTGGCCGACGCGGCGCATTCGATCGGGGCCGCGTACAAGGACCGGCCCGTGGGCGCGCTCGCCGACCTGACCACGTTCTCCTTCTTCCCCACCAAGACCGTGACGACCGCCGAGGGCGGCGCGGTCGCGGCGGCCGACCCCACGCTGCTGCTGCGGGCCGACCGCTTCAGGAACCACGGCCTGGTCAGGGACCCGGCCGACCAGCGCGAGCCGGACGTGGGCGGATGGCATCAGGAGGTGCACGAGTTCGGGCTGAACTACCGCCTGCCCGACGTGCTGTGCGCGCTGGGGCTCAGCCAGCTCGGGCGTCTCGCGGCCTTCCGCGCGCGGCGGTGGGAGCTGGTCGCGCGCTACAACGCGCTGCTGCGTGACGTGCCGGGGCTGACGCTGCCGACCCAGCGCGCGTACGTGCGGCCGAGCTGGCACCTCTACCCGGTCAGGGTCCAGGACGGCCGCCGCCGCGAGGTCTACGAGCGCATGCGGGCCGCCGGCATCGGCGTGCAGGTCAACTACGTGCCGGCGTACTGGCACCCGGTGTTCGCGGACCTCGGCTACCAGCGCGGGCTCTGCCCCCAGGCCGAGGCCTACTACGCCGAGCAGCTGTCGCTGCCGCTGTTCCCCGATCTGACCGACGCCCAGCAGGACCGCGTCGTGGAGACGCTCGCCGGCATCCTTGCCTGA
- a CDS encoding acyl-protein synthetase has translation MSVFSLAEREREAALASELAALTERHRQACPPYRRILDAIAARPPYERLVELPWLPVRLFKTHELRSVREDQVFRVLTSSGTTGQQPSRVYLDREAAAAQTRMLAATLREVLGERRLPMLIVDSRSVVRDPTLSARGAGVLGMMNFGRDHTFVLDDQGGVDAEAVEAFLARHGSERFLVFGFTFMVWLHLRGLGADLSQGVLIHSGGWKRLAEQAVDNAEFRRRLAAECGLSRIHNFYGMVEQIGTVFLEGPEGDGLYCPDFADVVIRDPESWQEAAVGEPGLIEVVSTLPTSYPGHVLLTEDLGVVRGVDDGHWPGKRFEVLGRLPRAEARGCSDTMGQG, from the coding sequence GTGAGCGTTTTCAGCTTGGCCGAGCGCGAGCGGGAGGCAGCCCTGGCGAGCGAGCTGGCGGCGCTCACCGAGCGGCACAGGCAGGCGTGCCCGCCCTACCGGAGGATCCTCGACGCCATCGCCGCGCGGCCCCCGTACGAGCGGCTGGTCGAGCTGCCCTGGCTGCCCGTGCGGCTGTTCAAGACGCACGAGCTGCGCAGCGTGCGGGAGGACCAGGTGTTCAGGGTGCTGACCTCCAGCGGGACCACCGGGCAGCAGCCCAGCCGGGTCTATCTCGATCGCGAGGCGGCCGCGGCGCAGACGCGGATGCTGGCGGCGACGCTCAGGGAGGTGCTCGGCGAGCGCCGGCTGCCGATGCTGATCGTGGACAGCCGCTCCGTCGTACGCGACCCCACGCTGAGCGCCCGGGGCGCCGGCGTGCTCGGGATGATGAACTTCGGCAGGGACCACACGTTCGTGCTGGATGACCAGGGCGGGGTGGACGCGGAGGCGGTCGAGGCGTTCCTGGCGCGTCACGGGAGCGAGCGGTTCCTGGTCTTCGGGTTCACGTTCATGGTCTGGCTCCACCTACGCGGCCTCGGGGCGGACCTGTCGCAGGGGGTGCTGATCCACTCCGGGGGGTGGAAGCGGCTGGCCGAGCAGGCGGTGGACAACGCCGAGTTCCGGAGGCGGCTGGCGGCCGAGTGCGGGCTGAGCCGGATCCACAACTTCTACGGGATGGTCGAGCAGATCGGCACCGTCTTCCTGGAAGGCCCCGAAGGCGATGGGCTGTACTGCCCCGATTTCGCCGATGTCGTGATCCGTGATCCGGAGAGCTGGCAGGAGGCGGCCGTCGGCGAGCCGGGGCTGATCGAGGTCGTCAGCACGCTGCCCACGTCCTACCCCGGCCACGTGCTGCTGACCGAGGACCTGGGCGTGGTGCGCGGCGTCGATGACGGGCACTGGCCGGGAAAGCGGTTCGAGGTCCTGGGCAGGCTGCCCAGGGCGGAGGCACGCGGCTGCAGCGACACCATGGGGCAGGGCTGA
- a CDS encoding acyl-CoA reductase: MLDDPKLDVRFPAGAHVPVEELLGELGGGLDVGDERVREFLSAFGRRLLRPALARRHPELGSLGFFLRPSELARTLEGLGTEHVRVPRGLVFHIPPANVDTVFVYSWALSALMGNRNIVRLSPRSGAVAEVILDTLHEALTDADPVIAATQRIVSYGRSDGITAALSAACDLRVVWGGDGTVREMRRHPLAPHARDLVFPDRSSFAVVRAAAWLCAPRAARVTVAEGFVNDTYWFDQAACSSPRTVFWVGAEGDCDAARADFCEHVARVVTVRGWGVDAAMAVEKRVSTYGLAADGLAESIEFRGNALANVTLAAAATAPRQWLGAGTFAHARLGSLAELVMLVERRDQTMTHFGFAKDELERLARELAGRGVDRMVPVGSALSFHRVWDGFDLPAEFTRLVTVIK, translated from the coding sequence ATGCTGGACGACCCGAAGCTCGATGTCCGCTTCCCCGCCGGGGCCCACGTGCCGGTCGAGGAGCTGCTCGGGGAGCTGGGCGGCGGGCTCGACGTGGGTGACGAGCGGGTCCGCGAGTTCCTCTCCGCCTTCGGCAGACGGCTACTGCGGCCCGCGCTGGCGCGGCGCCACCCCGAGCTGGGCTCGCTCGGCTTCTTCCTGCGGCCCAGCGAGCTGGCCCGCACCCTGGAGGGGCTCGGCACCGAGCACGTACGCGTGCCGCGCGGCCTGGTCTTCCACATCCCGCCCGCGAACGTCGACACCGTCTTCGTCTACTCCTGGGCCCTGTCAGCCCTGATGGGCAACCGCAACATCGTGCGCCTGTCGCCCCGCTCCGGCGCGGTCGCCGAGGTCATCCTGGACACCCTGCACGAGGCCCTGACCGACGCCGATCCGGTCATAGCGGCCACCCAGCGCATCGTCTCCTATGGCCGCAGCGACGGCATCACCGCCGCGCTCTCCGCCGCCTGCGACCTGCGGGTGGTGTGGGGCGGCGACGGCACCGTACGTGAGATGCGGCGTCACCCGCTGGCCCCGCACGCCCGCGACCTGGTCTTCCCCGACCGTTCCTCGTTCGCCGTCGTGCGCGCGGCGGCCTGGTTGTGCGCGCCCAGGGCGGCGCGGGTCACCGTGGCCGAGGGGTTCGTGAACGACACCTACTGGTTCGACCAGGCCGCCTGCTCCTCGCCCAGGACCGTGTTCTGGGTGGGCGCGGAGGGCGACTGCGACGCGGCGCGGGCCGACTTCTGCGAGCACGTGGCGCGAGTGGTGACCGTACGCGGGTGGGGGGTCGATGCGGCGATGGCCGTGGAGAAGCGCGTCTCCACCTACGGCCTGGCCGCCGACGGGCTGGCGGAGAGCATCGAGTTCCGGGGGAACGCGCTGGCCAACGTGACGCTGGCGGCGGCGGCCACGGCGCCGAGGCAGTGGCTGGGGGCGGGGACGTTCGCGCACGCGAGGCTCGGGTCGCTGGCGGAGCTGGTCATGCTGGTCGAACGGCGGGACCAGACGATGACGCACTTCGGGTTCGCCAAGGACGAGCTGGAGAGGCTGGCCAGGGAGCTCGCCGGGCGCGGGGTCGATCGCATGGTGCCGGTCGGGAGCGCGTTGAGCTTCCACCGGGTGTGGGACGGGTTCGATCTCCCTGCCGAGTTCACGCGGCTGGTGACCGTCATCAAATGA
- a CDS encoding acyl carrier protein, with translation MSHLDRLRAVFRGALNLPADADVDGLEYRAIPQWDSLAHMALIAAMEDEFSIMIDTDEMIDMSSFAKAAELLEKHGVGAAV, from the coding sequence ATGAGTCATCTCGACCGCCTGCGGGCCGTCTTCCGCGGCGCGCTCAACCTCCCGGCCGACGCCGACGTCGACGGGCTCGAATACCGCGCCATCCCTCAGTGGGACTCACTGGCCCACATGGCACTGATCGCCGCGATGGAGGACGAGTTCTCCATCATGATCGACACTGACGAGATGATCGACATGAGCTCGTTCGCCAAGGCGGCCGAGCTGCTGGAGAAGCATGGCGTCGGCGCCGCCGTCTGA
- a CDS encoding glycosyltransferase family 2 protein: MPVLSVIVPFHNVERYIGPCLDSIAAQTLDDLEVICVDDGSRDGGAAVVGSRLADDRRISLIRQDNQGVGHARNVGVGRATGRYLAFVDGDDTVPRDAFKRMVSSLESTGSDLACGNVMRLYRNLLMPSWAHREAFARPIRRTHITRHPLLVRDRMLWNKVYRRSFWDRLGLSFPERMYEDQPVAMAAHVGAEKVDVLAAIVYHWRQRDEEAASITQRRLEPGNLRDRLLSVLETAALLERGAPGLKTDFDRDTLDIDMSVAVEAMAAMGAAADPALLDLAARYLDGVSREAWRSIPYPLRLQVHLLHQRRLSELAYVFAQDRCGQLQPRVGAAGLLRRRWYGRHPMMPERLSEVSDELAVTARLVSLDWRDGVLHGVGRVGLGRFEVGELRRMRVKVWLEERRTGAKVLLSDKESVPTWESVAQEDGGPLPEHAFPFRFAFDPAALTPAQLARHGRWDLCVRLRGHGLKLDGRVAGPRWLPPLIPAPRLSRGVWLVPVRSPRGAWGLRLRTAEAIIRECRVDGGDLVFSGQLSDLGDGEPVVRLRRRSDGEEMYFPVTLAGQDFQARVPLADIDECVGHESWWEVVIDQGKPIRPLVRTRQRPVATVADRRFLVDRGEDGCLLLAER, translated from the coding sequence GTGCCGGTTCTTTCGGTGATAGTCCCGTTCCACAACGTCGAGAGGTACATCGGGCCCTGCCTGGACTCCATCGCCGCCCAGACGCTGGACGACCTGGAGGTCATCTGCGTCGACGACGGCAGCCGCGACGGCGGCGCCGCCGTCGTCGGGTCCAGGCTGGCCGATGACCGCCGGATCAGCCTCATCAGGCAGGACAACCAGGGCGTGGGCCACGCCCGCAACGTCGGGGTGGGCCGGGCGACCGGCCGCTACCTGGCCTTCGTGGACGGCGACGACACCGTGCCGCGCGACGCGTTCAAACGCATGGTGTCCTCGCTCGAGTCCACGGGCTCCGATCTGGCCTGCGGAAACGTCATGCGTCTCTACCGCAACCTGCTCATGCCGTCGTGGGCGCACAGGGAGGCGTTCGCCCGGCCGATCAGGCGCACCCACATCACCCGCCACCCGCTGCTGGTCCGCGACCGCATGCTGTGGAACAAGGTCTATCGCCGCTCGTTCTGGGACCGCCTCGGCCTGAGCTTCCCCGAGCGCATGTACGAGGACCAGCCCGTCGCCATGGCGGCCCACGTGGGGGCGGAGAAGGTGGACGTGCTGGCCGCGATCGTCTACCACTGGCGGCAGCGCGACGAGGAGGCCGCCTCCATCACCCAGCGCCGCCTGGAGCCCGGCAACCTGCGCGACCGCCTCCTGTCCGTGCTGGAGACCGCCGCCCTGCTGGAACGGGGGGCGCCGGGGCTCAAGACGGACTTCGACCGCGACACGCTGGACATCGACATGTCCGTCGCCGTGGAGGCCATGGCCGCCATGGGCGCGGCGGCGGACCCGGCCCTGCTGGACCTGGCCGCCCGATACCTCGACGGTGTGTCACGGGAGGCCTGGCGGAGCATCCCGTACCCGCTGCGCCTCCAGGTCCACCTGCTGCACCAGCGCCGCCTGTCCGAGCTGGCGTACGTCTTCGCCCAGGACCGCTGCGGGCAGCTGCAGCCCCGGGTGGGCGCGGCCGGGCTCCTGCGCAGGCGCTGGTACGGCAGGCACCCGATGATGCCGGAGCGCCTGTCGGAGGTCTCCGACGAGCTGGCCGTGACCGCCAGGCTGGTGAGCCTCGACTGGCGCGACGGCGTGCTCCACGGCGTGGGCCGCGTGGGGTTGGGCAGGTTCGAGGTGGGTGAGCTGCGCCGGATGCGGGTCAAGGTCTGGCTCGAGGAGCGCAGGACCGGCGCGAAGGTGCTGCTCTCCGACAAGGAGAGCGTGCCGACCTGGGAGAGCGTCGCGCAGGAGGACGGCGGCCCGCTGCCGGAGCACGCGTTCCCGTTCAGGTTCGCGTTCGACCCGGCCGCGCTGACGCCCGCGCAGCTGGCCAGGCATGGCCGCTGGGACCTGTGCGTGCGCCTCAGGGGTCACGGGCTGAAGCTCGACGGCCGGGTGGCGGGGCCGCGCTGGCTGCCGCCGCTGATCCCCGCGCCGCGCCTCAGCAGGGGCGTGTGGCTGGTGCCGGTACGCAGTCCCAGGGGCGCGTGGGGCCTGCGTCTTCGCACGGCGGAGGCGATCATCCGCGAGTGCCGGGTGGACGGCGGCGACCTGGTGTTCTCGGGGCAGCTGTCCGATCTGGGAGACGGGGAGCCGGTGGTCAGGCTGCGGCGCAGGAGCGACGGCGAGGAGATGTACTTCCCCGTGACGCTCGCGGGCCAGGACTTCCAGGCGCGGGTGCCGCTGGCCGACATCGACGAGTGCGTCGGTCACGAGTCGTGGTGGGAGGTCGTCATCGACCAGGGCAAACCCATCAGGCCGCTCGTACGGACCAGGCAGCGGCCCGTCGCGACCGTCGCGGACCGGCGCTTCCTCGTCGACCGGGGCGAGGACGGCTGCCTGCTGCTGGCCGAGCGCTGA
- a CDS encoding AMP-binding protein gives MFPHPQARLVIAGEPASLGGDELLHHVNRTAEALARLRPGPLFCGMRNNLTSVLRYLAAWRSGRPVALLDPDLSPGALAELVGRFRPTALLGFTHAADGSPPPRHDAPEPHPDLAVLLATSGSTGNPKLVRLSRQAVSANAAAIAAALSITSDEIAPTSLPLHYSYGLSVLNSHLAAGATVMLTEAGLLERSFWTHLDAHRCTSLAAVPYQYEMLRRLRYERSEHPTLVTLTQAGGRLSPELVTEFAGKADRFFVMYGQTEATARIAVLPPDRLADKPGSAGPAIPGGRLSVDEGEIVYHGPNVMMGYAETAADLARGDDLGGVLRTGDLGRLDSEGFLYITGRLRRIGKVFGVRVNLDDVERLLRGPVPVAATSGDDRVTVWAEGLDAAGCAVLARRLGAELRVHWSGFDVRGIDSLPLLSTGKVDYRALESRT, from the coding sequence ATGTTCCCGCACCCACAGGCCCGCCTCGTCATCGCGGGAGAGCCGGCGAGCCTGGGCGGCGACGAGCTGCTCCACCACGTCAACCGCACCGCGGAGGCCCTGGCCCGGCTGCGTCCCGGGCCGCTGTTCTGCGGCATGCGCAACAACCTCACGTCGGTCCTGCGCTATCTCGCCGCCTGGCGGTCGGGCCGGCCGGTCGCGCTGCTCGACCCCGACCTGTCGCCGGGGGCGCTGGCCGAGCTGGTGGGCCGGTTCCGGCCGACGGCGCTGCTCGGCTTCACGCACGCGGCCGACGGCTCGCCGCCGCCACGCCACGACGCCCCAGAGCCCCATCCCGACCTGGCCGTGCTCCTCGCCACCTCGGGCTCGACGGGCAATCCCAAGCTCGTACGCCTGTCGCGCCAGGCCGTGTCGGCCAACGCCGCCGCCATCGCCGCGGCGCTGTCCATCACCTCCGACGAGATCGCGCCCACCAGCCTGCCGTTGCACTACAGCTACGGGCTGTCGGTGCTCAACAGCCATCTGGCGGCGGGGGCGACCGTGATGCTGACGGAGGCGGGGCTGCTCGAACGGTCGTTCTGGACGCATCTCGACGCGCACCGGTGCACGTCGCTGGCCGCCGTACCGTACCAGTACGAGATGCTGCGGCGGCTGCGCTACGAGCGGTCCGAGCACCCGACGCTCGTCACGCTCACCCAGGCCGGGGGGCGGCTCAGCCCGGAGCTGGTCACGGAGTTCGCGGGCAAGGCCGACCGGTTCTTCGTGATGTACGGGCAGACGGAGGCCACTGCCCGCATCGCCGTCCTGCCCCCCGACCGCCTGGCCGACAAGCCGGGCTCCGCCGGGCCGGCCATCCCCGGCGGGCGGCTGTCCGTCGACGAGGGCGAGATCGTCTACCACGGGCCCAACGTCATGATGGGCTACGCGGAGACGGCTGCCGACCTGGCCAGGGGCGACGATCTGGGCGGCGTCCTGCGTACGGGCGACCTGGGGCGGCTCGACTCCGAGGGGTTCCTCTACATCACGGGGCGGCTCAGGCGGATCGGCAAGGTCTTCGGCGTGCGGGTCAACCTCGACGACGTCGAGCGCCTGCTGCGCGGCCCGGTCCCGGTGGCGGCCACCAGCGGCGACGACCGGGTGACGGTGTGGGCCGAGGGCCTCGACGCGGCCGGCTGCGCGGTCCTGGCGCGGCGGCTTGGGGCCGAGCTGCGGGTCCATTGGAGCGGGTTCGACGTCCGCGGCATCGACAGCCTGCCCTTGCTGTCCACCGGCAAGGTGGACTACCGGGCGCTGGAGTCGCGCACATGA
- the pseB gene encoding UDP-N-acetylglucosamine 4,6-dehydratase (inverting), translated as MSILSGSSILITGGTGSFGKAFIRHALDSLGVRRLVVFSRDELKQYELRQLFSDDERLRWFIGDVRDRERLARAMHGIDHVVHAAALKQVDTAEYNPFEYVRTNVAGSQNVVEAAIDCGVRKVVALSTDKASSPVNLYGATKLVADKLFVSANHYAAAHETRFSVVRYGNVIGSRGSVVPFFLRLAEQGASLPITDKRMTRFWITLDQAVRFVVDSFDLMRGGELYVPRIPSMRITDLAEALAPDSTIYEIGIRPGEKLHEEMIAPDDGRRTLRLPDRYIVQPTIATWGYTPPGGEVLPEGFTYRSDTNDRWLSVADLRAMATG; from the coding sequence GTGAGCATTCTCAGTGGATCGTCGATTCTGATCACCGGAGGCACGGGGTCCTTCGGCAAGGCGTTCATCCGCCACGCGCTCGACTCGCTGGGGGTGCGCCGCCTGGTGGTCTTCTCACGCGACGAGCTCAAGCAGTACGAGCTCAGGCAGCTCTTCAGCGACGACGAGCGCCTGCGCTGGTTCATCGGCGACGTCAGGGACCGCGAGCGGCTGGCCCGCGCCATGCACGGCATCGACCACGTGGTCCACGCGGCGGCGCTCAAGCAGGTCGACACGGCCGAGTACAACCCGTTCGAGTACGTCCGCACCAACGTCGCCGGATCCCAGAACGTCGTCGAGGCCGCCATCGACTGCGGCGTGCGCAAGGTGGTCGCGCTCTCCACCGACAAGGCCTCCAGCCCGGTCAACCTGTACGGGGCCACGAAGCTGGTCGCCGACAAGCTCTTCGTCTCGGCCAACCACTACGCCGCCGCCCACGAGACCCGATTCTCCGTCGTCCGCTACGGCAACGTGATCGGCAGCAGGGGCTCGGTGGTGCCGTTCTTCCTGCGCCTGGCGGAGCAGGGCGCCAGCCTGCCGATCACCGACAAGCGCATGACCAGGTTCTGGATCACGCTCGACCAGGCCGTCAGGTTCGTGGTGGACTCGTTCGACCTCATGCGGGGCGGCGAGCTCTACGTGCCGCGCATCCCGAGCATGCGCATCACCGACCTGGCCGAGGCGCTGGCGCCCGACAGCACGATCTACGAGATCGGCATCCGGCCGGGCGAGAAGCTGCACGAGGAGATGATCGCGCCCGACGACGGCCGCAGGACGCTGCGCCTGCCCGACCGGTACATCGTCCAGCCCACGATCGCCACCTGGGGCTACACGCCGCCGGGCGGAGAGGTGCTGCCTGAGGGGTTCACCTACCGCTCCGACACCAACGACCGGTGGCTCTCGGTCGCCGACCTGCGCGCCATGGCGACCGGCTGA
- a CDS encoding polysaccharide deacetylase family protein encodes MVFHALLAVTLAMTSLPAQATTVDCARVKCLALTFDDGPGPNTPALLKTLKQAGAKATFFLVGKQVEKRPQVARQELAEGHAIGNHTYSHASLPSLSDEQILDEIKTTQSAIQQATGVRPTMFRPPYGETDDRVLGLADELDLAQVLWTGTTLDWKLRDTKKIKAAVLRLAKRDGMILMHDVVPATVKVMPEILKELKKRGYHLVTVPTLLRGKGPKPGVSYP; translated from the coding sequence GTGGTGTTTCATGCCCTGCTCGCGGTGACGCTGGCCATGACCTCGCTGCCCGCCCAGGCGACAACGGTCGACTGCGCCCGGGTCAAGTGCCTGGCCCTGACCTTCGACGACGGCCCAGGCCCGAACACGCCCGCCCTGCTCAAGACGCTCAAGCAGGCAGGGGCCAAGGCCACGTTCTTCCTGGTCGGCAAGCAGGTGGAGAAGCGGCCGCAGGTGGCCAGGCAGGAGCTCGCGGAGGGGCACGCGATCGGCAACCACACCTACTCCCACGCCTCGCTGCCGTCCCTGTCGGACGAGCAGATCCTCGACGAGATCAAGACCACCCAGAGCGCGATCCAGCAGGCCACGGGGGTGCGGCCGACGATGTTCCGGCCGCCCTACGGGGAGACCGACGACCGCGTGCTCGGGCTGGCCGACGAGCTGGACCTGGCGCAGGTGCTCTGGACGGGCACGACGCTCGACTGGAAGCTGCGTGACACCAAGAAGATCAAGGCCGCCGTGCTCAGGCTGGCCAAGCGCGACGGCATGATCCTCATGCACGACGTGGTCCCCGCGACCGTGAAGGTCATGCCCGAGATCCTCAAGGAGCTCAAGAAACGCGGCTACCACCTCGTCACGGTCCCGACGCTGCTACGCGGTAAGGGGCCGAAGCCGGGAGTCAGCTACCCCTGA
- a CDS encoding glycosyltransferase family protein produces MRIVGIVQARMGSTRLPGKVLRELGGRSVLGWVVRAVREAGALDDLVVATTTEEADDAVVAECRRLGVAWHRGPVDDVLTRFMEALAGRRGDAVMRFTADCPLLDPAVIREAALVFRAVRGLGYLSTSLARTLPRGLDVEIVSRAALERADAEAAGFHRTHVTSYVYSHPGEARLLGLAYQPVADDLRITLDTEDDWRLISRVVDALGDRCLPFGTVVGWLRERPEVCGLNAHVRQKALQDA; encoded by the coding sequence ATGCGTATTGTCGGGATTGTCCAGGCACGCATGGGCTCGACCCGCCTGCCGGGCAAGGTGCTGCGGGAGCTGGGCGGCAGGTCGGTGCTGGGGTGGGTGGTCCGCGCCGTACGCGAGGCCGGCGCGCTCGACGATCTCGTGGTGGCCACCACGACCGAGGAGGCCGACGACGCGGTGGTCGCCGAGTGCCGCCGTCTCGGCGTGGCGTGGCACCGGGGGCCCGTGGACGACGTGCTGACGAGGTTCATGGAGGCGCTGGCGGGGCGGCGCGGGGACGCGGTGATGAGGTTCACGGCGGACTGTCCGCTGCTGGACCCCGCCGTGATCAGGGAGGCGGCGCTGGTGTTCCGTGCCGTGCGCGGGCTCGGCTACCTGAGCACGAGCCTGGCGCGCACGCTGCCGCGCGGGCTCGACGTGGAGATCGTGAGCAGGGCCGCGCTCGAGCGGGCCGACGCCGAGGCCGCGGGGTTCCACCGCACGCACGTGACCTCCTACGTCTACTCGCACCCGGGTGAGGCGCGGCTGCTCGGGCTCGCCTACCAGCCGGTCGCCGACGACCTGCGGATCACGCTCGACACGGAGGACGACTGGCGGCTCATCTCCCGGGTGGTGGACGCGCTGGGCGACCGGTGCCTGCCGTTCGGGACGGTGGTGGGCTGGCTGCGCGAGCGGCCGGAGGTGTGCGGGCTCAACGCCCACGTGCGGCAGAAGGCACTTCAGGACGCGTGA